The following proteins are encoded in a genomic region of Dasypus novemcinctus isolate mDasNov1 chromosome 21, mDasNov1.1.hap2, whole genome shotgun sequence:
- the ALDOC gene encoding fructose-bisphosphate aldolase C encodes MPHSYPALSAEQKKELSDIALQIVAPGKGILAADESVGSMAKRLSQIGVENTEENRRLYRQVLFSADNRVKKCIGGVIFFHETLYQKDDNGVPFVHTIQDKGIVVGIKVDKGVVPLAGTDGETTTQGLDGLSERCAQYKKDGANFAKWRCVLKISERTPSALAILENANVLARYASICQQNGIVPIVEPEILPDGDHDLKCCQYVTEKVLAAVYKALSDHHVYLEGTLLKPNMVTPGHACPIKYSPEEIAIATVTALRRTVPPAVPGVTFLSGGQSEEEASLNLNAINRCPLPRPWALTFSYGRALQASALNTWRGQRDNAGAATEEFIKRAEVNGLAAQGKYEGSGEDGVAAAQSLYIANHAY; translated from the exons ATGCCCCACTCGTACCCAGCCCTTTCTGCTGAGCAGAAGAAGGAGTTGTCTGACATTGCCCTCCAGATTGTGGCCCCAGGCAAAGGCATTCTGGCTGCAGATGAGTCTGTAG GTAGCATGGCCAAACGACTGAGCCAAATAGGCGTGGAGAATACAGAGGAGAACCGCCGGCTGTACCGCCAGGTCCTGTTCAGTGCCGATAACCGTGTGAAGAAGTGCATCGGAGGTGTCATTTTCTTCCATGAGACACTCTACCAGAAGGACGATAATGGTGTCCCCTTTGTCCATACCATCCAGGATAAGGGCATTGTCGTGGGCATTAAG GTTGACAAGGGTGTGGTACCTCTAGCTGGGACTGATGGAGAAACTACCACCCAAG GGCTGGATGGGCTCTCAGAACGCTGTGCCCAGTACAAGAAGGATGGTGCCAACTTTGCCAAGTGGCGCTGTGTGCTAAAAATCAGCGAGCGCACACCCTCAGCACTTGCCATTCTGGAGAATGCCAACGTGCTGGCCCGCTATGCCAGCATCTGCCAGCAG AATGGCATTGTCCCTATTGTGGAACCTGAAATTCTGCCTGATGGAGATCATGACCTCAAATGCTGCCAGTATGTTACGGAGAAG GTCCTGGCTGCTGTGTACAAGGCCCTGAGTGACCATCATGTATACCTGGAGGGGACCCTGCTCAAACCCAACATGGTGACCCCTGGCCATGCCTGTCCCATCAAGTATAGCCCAGAGGAGATCGCCATTGCAACTGTCACTGCACTGCGTCGTACTGTGCCCCCAGCTGTACCAG GAGTGACTTTCCTCTCCGGGGGTCAGAGTGAAGAAGAGGCATCGCTCAACCTCAATGCCATCAACCGCTGCCCCCTTCCCCGGCCCTGGGCTCTTACCTTCTCCTATGGGCGAGCCCTGCAGGCCTCTGCACTCAACACCTGGCGAGGGCAGAGGGACAATGCTGGGGCTGCCACTGAGGAGTTCATCAAGAGGGCTGAG GTAAATGGGCTTGCAGCCCAGGGCAAGTATGAAGGCAGCGGCGAAGATGGTGTAGCAGCAGCACAGTCCCTCTATATTGCCAACCATGCCTACTGA
- the PIGS gene encoding GPI transamidase component PIG-S, producing MAAVGAAATDIEVTRGKRAALFFAAVAIVLGLPLWWKTTETYRASLPYSQISGLNALQLRLLVPVTVVFTRESVPLDDQEKLPFTVVHEREIPLKYKMKIKCRFQKAYRRALDHEEEALSLGSVQEAEAMLAEPQEQLEGSLTVYVISEHSSLLPQDTISYIGPKRTAVVRGLMQREAFNIIGRRIIQLAQAMSLTEDVLAAALADHLPEDKWSSDKRRPLKSSLGYEITFSLLNPDPKSHDVHWDIKGAVQRYVQPFLSALSVAGNFSVDSQILYYAMLGVNPRFDPASSSYYLATHSLPHVINPVESRLGSSAASLYPVLNFLLYVPELAHSPLYIQDKDGAPVATNAFHSPRWGGIMIYNVDPKAYNASELPARVEVDMVRVMEVFLAQLRLLFGIAQPQVPPKCLLSGPRSEGLMIWELDRLLWARSVENLATATTTLTSLAQLLGKISNIVIKDDVASEVYRAVAAVQKASEELASGHLASAFTASQEAVTSSERAFFDPSLLHLLYFPDDQKFAIYIPLFLPMAVPILLSLAKIFLETRKSWKKPEKID from the exons ATGGCGGCTGTCGGGGCCGCAGCCACAGATATAG AGGTGACCCGGGGCAAGCGCGCCGCTCTCTTCTTTGCTGCGGTGGCCATCGTGCTGGGACTGCCGCTCTGGTGGAAGACCACGGAGACCTACCGGGCCTCGTTGCCCTACTCCCAGATTAGTGGACTGAATGCCCTGCAG CTCCGGCTCCTGGTGCCTGTCACTGTCGTGTTTACCCGGGAGTCAGTGCCCCTGGACGACCAGGAGAAGTTACCCTTCACTGTTGTGCATGAGAGAGAGATCCCGCTGAAAT acaaaatgaaaatcaaatgccGTTTCCAGAAGGCCTATCGGAGGGCTTTGGACCATGAGGAGGAGGCCCTGTCACTGGGTAGTGTGCAAG AGGCCGAAGCCATGTTAGCTGAACCACAGGAGCAACTCGAGGGCTCCCTGACGGTGTACGTGATCTCTGAACACTCCTCACTTCTTCCCCAG GACACGATAAGCTACATTGGGCCCAAGAGGACAGCGGTTGTGCGGGGGCTGATGCAACGGGAGGCCTTTAACATCATTGGCCGCCGCATAATCCAGCTCGCCCAGGCCATGTCCTTGACTGAGGATGTACTTGCTGCTGCCCTGGCTGACCACCTTCCAGAGGACAAGTGGAGCTCTGATAAGAGGCGGCCTCTCAAGTCCAGCTTGG GCTATGAGATCACCTTCAGTTTACTCAACCCGGACCCCAAGTCCCATGACGTCCACTGGGACATCAAAGGGGCTGTCCAGCGCTATGTGCAGCCCTTCCTGAGTGCCCTCAGTGTTGCCGGCAACTTCTCTGTAGACTCTCAG ATCCTTTACTATGCAATGTTAGGCGTAAACCCCCGCTTTGATCCAGCTTCTTCCAGCTACTACCTGGCCACTCACAGTCTTCCCCACGTCATCAATCCAGTGGAGTCCCGGCTGG GATCCAGCGCTGCTTCCCTTTACCCTGTGCTCAACTTTCTACTCTACGTGCCTGAGCTTGCCCACTCTCCCCTCTACATTCAGGACAAGGACGGGGCTCCAGTGGCCACCAACGCCTTCCACAGTCCCCGCTGGGGTGGCATTATG ATATATAACGTAGACCCCAAAGCCTACAATGCCTCAGAACTGCCAGCGAGAGTGGAGGTGGACATGGTGCGGGTGATGGAGGTGTTCCTGGCTCAGTTGCG GCTGCTCTTTGGGATTGCTCAGCCCCAGGTGCCTCCAAAATGTCTGCTTTCTGGGCCTAGAAGTGAAGGGCTAATGATCTGGGAGCTGGACCGGCTGCTCTGGGCTCGGTCAGTGGAGAACCTGGCCACAGCCaccaccaccctcacctccctggCCCAGCTTCTGGGCAAGATCAGCAACATTGTCATCAAGGATGATGTGGCATCTGAG GTGTACAGAGCTGTAGCCGCAGTCCAGAAGGCGTCGGAGGAGTTGGCCTCTGGGCACCTGGCCTCTGCCTTCACTGCCAGCCAGGAAGCTGTGACATCCTCAGAGCGTGCCTTTTTTGACCCCTCACTCCTCCATCTTCTCTATTTCCCTGATGACCAGAAGTTTGCCATCTATATCCCACTGTTTTTGCCCATGGCTGTGCCCATCCTCCTGTCCCTGGCCAAGATCTTCTTGGAGACCCGCAAGTCCTGGAAGAAGCCCGAGAAGATAGACTGA